The following proteins are encoded in a genomic region of Tachysurus fulvidraco isolate hzauxx_2018 chromosome 22, HZAU_PFXX_2.0, whole genome shotgun sequence:
- the LOC113646819 gene encoding prostaglandin reductase-3: protein MSVSLMCKSVLGSRRALHAFQRRFIIDMSYSNHFMDYKRSSIPSSMKKMMVMKLSPNFRQAVSVETLPVPTPRSNELLIRNRYIGINASDINYSAGRYDPSLTLPFPVGFEGVGEVVALGLSASSRFTVGDTVAYLNAGAFAEYTLVSAQKVIPLKEPQPEALAVIVSGATASIALKCLGEIKQGEKVLVTAAAGGTGHFAVQFAKMAGCHVIGTCSTREKAEFLKSIGCDRPINYKEEDLAATLRREYPKGVDVVYESIGGAVFDLAVNNLAQHGRLLVVGFISGYQSKSGLQPISGDTIPAKLLQKSASIRGFFLAHFLSEYSECVQKIIQMQEKGEILCAIDNGQMEKEGRFVGLESVYRAIDYMYAGKNQGKVVVEVNPDI, encoded by the exons ATGTCTGTTTCTCTGATGTGTAAGTCTGTGTTGGGGTCACGTCGAGCTTTACACGCATTTCAGAGGCGTTTTATTATCGACATGTCGTATTCGAATCACTTCATGGATTATAAACGCTCATCAATACCGAGCAGCATGAAGAAGATGATGGTAATGAAACTGAGCCCCAACTTCCGTCAAGCTGTTTCCGTGGAGACACTTCCGGTCCCGACCCCGCGTAGCAACGAGCTGCTGATCCGGAACcg aTACATTGGAATAAACGCATCTGATATTAACTACTCCGCTGGCCGCTACGACCCCTCATTGACCCTTCCGTTCCCAGTAGGGTTTGAGGGTGTAGGAGAAGTGGTGGCACTGGGTTTAAGCGCCAGTTCCCGCTTTACAGTGGGTGACACGGTGGCCTATTTAAACGCAGGCGCGTTTGCAGAATACACTCTCGTTTCTGCGCAAAAAGTGATTCCGTTAAAAGAGCCGCAGCCAGAAGCTCTAGCCGTGATTGTGAGCGGAGCGACCGCATCCATTGCCCTGAAGTGCCTTGGGGAAATAAAACAGGGGGAAAAAGTGCTGGTGACGGCTGCTGCCGGAGGAACCGGACACTTTGCTGTCCAGTTTGCCAAGATGGCTGGGTGTCATGTGATAGGCACATGCTCCACCCGAGAGAAGGCAGAGTTTCTGAAGAGCATCGGCTGCGATCGGCCAATCAACTACAAAGAAGAGGACTTGGCCGCGACGTTACGCAGGGAGTATCCTAAAGGTGTAGATGTGGTGTATGAGTCAATAGGGGGCGCTGTGTTCGACCTTGCTGTTAACAACCTGGCGCAACATGGGCGCCTGCTGGTGGTAGGCTTCATCTCAGGTTATCAGAGCAAGTCAGGCTTGCAGCCCATCAGTGGAGACACAATTCCTGCCAAACTCCTGCAGAAATCAGCCAGCATAAGAGGCTTCTTTCTGGCCCACTTCCTATCAGAGTACAGTGAGTGCGTGCAAAAGATAATCCAGATGCAGGAGAAGGGGGAGATTTTGTGCGCCATCGATAACGGACAGATGGAAAAAGAAGGTCGATTCGTGGGATTGGAGTCAGTGTACAGGGCAATAGATTATATGTACGCTGGAAAGAACCAAGGCaaagtggtggtggaggtgaaTCCCGACATCTGA